Genomic DNA from Acuticoccus sp. MNP-M23:
AAAATCAGCGCGCCGGACAGCATCGATGCCGGCAGGAAATAGCGCTGGTCTTCCCCCACAAGCATCCGCGCAATGTGCGGGCCGACAAGGCCGATGAACCCGATGGTGCCGACGAACGACACCGGAATGGCCGCCAGCACGGAGACCAGCAGCATGGTTTCGAGCCTGAGGCGGCCGACCCTGACGCCGAAGCTCGCCGCCTTGTCGTCGCCGAGCCGCAGCGCGGTAAGCGCCCAGGCATGGCGGGCGAACAGCGGAACGGCGATGGCAAGGGTGAGGGCGGTGACGCCGACCTTCACCCACGTCGCCTTGACCAGCGAACCCATGGTCCAGAACACCACGGCGGCCAGCGCCTGCTCGGTGGCGAGATATTGCAGGAGCGCCAGCGCGGCGTTGAACGAGAACACCAGCGCGATGCCGAGAAGGATGATCGTCTCCGTCGTGGCGCCGCGAAGCTGGCTGAAGAAATGAATGATGACGGCCGCCAGCATCGCCATCAGGAACGCGTTGATGGGAATGACATAGTCGACGAACGCCGGGACGATCGCGACGCCCAGCACCACCGCGAGCGCAGCGCCGAAGCCGGCCGCGGCGGAGATGCCAAGCGTGAAGGGGCTCGCCAGCGGGTTGGCAAGGATCGTCTGCATCTGCGCGCCCGCGGCCGACAGTGCGGCACCCACCACCACCGCCATCATCGCGATGGGCATGCGGATCTGCCAGATGACCACGCGGACCTGCTCGTCCATGGCGCCGGGGTTGAGGAGTGCCCGGAACACCGTGCCGAGGCTGTAGCGGGCAGGGCCGTTGGCAACGTCGATGGCGACGGAGAGGACCAGAACGCAGGCAAGCCCGCCAAGGATGGCGAGCCGTTTTGCCGACAGCGCGCGGTAGGAGCCGCGCGCCGTGCCATGTGTGAAAGCGAGGGCCATCAATCCTCGCCGAGCGAAGTAAAGTAGCCGGGGTCGTACGCGACCGGCAGGAATCTCTCGTGCAGTTCCTTGAAGGTGGCTTCGGGGTCGAGATCGGGGAAGAGGTCCGGGTGCAGCCACTTTGCCATCTGCTGGATGACCACGAACTGGTAGGGGCTGTTGTAGAACTGGTGCCATACGGCGTGGACGTTGTTCGTTTCGGCAGCCTTGACGCCGGTGAAGGCGGGGCGGTCCATCAGTGCTGCGAGCTTGTCGTGGGCCAGCGCCATGTCGGAATTGGGACCAAGGCCGACCCAGCCGCCGACGGGGTTGTAGGCGGCCCATTCCGCGCCGGTGACGATGACCGAGTCCGGATCGGAGGCGATGATCTGCTCGGGGTTCACGGTGCCGAAGGTCCCGGGAATGATGTCCTTGGCCAGATTGATGCCACCGGCCAGCTCCACCATCGTGCCGAAATTCTCGTTGCCGAACGACATGCAGCATTCGTCGCTGAAGCCGGCCGCGCGCTCGATGAACACCAGCGGTTTTGCGGGCTTCGCCCTGGCCAGAACGTCCGTCACCTCGGCGATCGCGCTGTCGCGGAATGCGATGAGATCGGCGGCGCGGTCTTCCTCGCCCAGTAGCGTGCCGAGGATTTCGAGGCTTTGGGTGGTGTTCCTGATCGGCGCCTCGCGGAAGTCGATGTAGACGAGCGGGATGCCGACAGCGGCGAGCTTGTCGTCGAGCCCGGCGTCTTCCGTGGCGGGCCTGGCTTCAAGGTTCATCACCACAATGCCGGGATCGAGCGAGATCGCCTGCTCCACGTCGAACGTGCCGTCCTTGACGCCGCCGAAGGTGGGGAGATCGTCGATCGCCGGGTACTTCGCCTTGTAGACGTCGTAGGTGGCGGGGTCGGCCTTGAGGAGGTCGTCGCGCCAGCCGACCACGCGGGCAAACGGGTCGCCCTCTTCCAGGGCGGCGACGGCATAGATCAGCCGGCCTTCGCCCAGGATCATGCTTTTGACCGGCACATCCACTTCCACCGTGCGGCCGGTGATATCCGTGATGCTCGCCGGCTCAGCAACCGCTGTGACCGGCAGGGCGAACGCGCACAGCGTCACGACGCCCAAAAGAGCCGAATTCAGCTTCATAAGATTAAGTCCTCTTGTTCGACGCCCTCCTTGTTTGCAAAGTTGATGCGAGTCAATACATGGCAAATCTGAAAAGCGAACGAAATTTACTTGGTAAGTGGAGTAATTATAATTGAAAGAGGCGAAACTGTACCTGGAATTAATCCAAGGTGTTGTCTGTGAATGACCGGGCCGGCGGAAATTATGGGATCCGTGACGAAATCAAGGCCTATTGGTCCGCGCGGGCGGCAACGTTCGACCTCCAGCCGGGCCACGAGGTATTTTCCGATGCGGAGCGGGCGGCGTGGTTCGCGCTGTTCCGTCGCCATCTCGGGCCGGCGGACGGCCGCGCTGTGCTGGACGTTGCCAGTGGCACGGGCGTCATCTCGGGCATGCTTCACGCGCTGGGCTTCGAAGTCACCGGCGCTGACTGGTCCGAGCCCATGCTCGAGCTGGCACGGGCCAAGGCCGAACGAAATGGCCGGGCCATCCGCTTCATTCTGGCAGATGCGGAGGCAACCATGCTGCCGGATGCCTCATTCGATGTGATCGTGACCCGCCATCTGGTCTGGACACTGGTGGATCCCGCTGCAGCGTTCGCGGAGTGGCGCCGCGTCTTGCGGCCCGGCGGCCGGCTTCTGGTGATCGACGGGGACTTCGTGAACCCGTCCGCCATAAGCAGGGTCATCAAGGCGGTCGCCACGGCTGGCAGACGCCTCGGGCTTGGCGGACCACTCGATCCGCAAGCCGACGAAATGCACCGAACCCACCGTGACATCCTTTCCCGCCTGCCATTTCACCAAGGCGCCCGCGCCAGGGAGGTGTCGCAGATGCTGACCGACGCCGGCTTTGCCGACGTGACGGTGGACAGGGGCCTGTTCGCGATCAACCGCGCCCAGGCCCGCCAGATGAGCCTTGCCAAAGGGATGGAGCGGATGACGCAGCACCGCTACGCCATTGCCGCGACCGTGCCCGCCAGGGTGGGGAAGTGAATCCGAGAGACGGCTGAAATCGCCAGCGTTTCCGGGGCCTTGGGTTGCGTTCTTCGATCATGGCGGATGCTCGGAGCGCCGGTAAACGCAAAAAAATACCGCCGCTCGTCGAAGCGTGTTGACAGCGAATGCCGGCATCCGTATATCACCACTCACCGACGGGGCGGCGCGGGTCGCCTTGCTCCTTCGGGGCTTCACTGACACGCTGGCTGTTTGGCCCGATGGTTTTCGGGGTGGATGGCTTTGTCTCTGGAGGGTTTGGGAGCTTCGGTTTCCGGCGAGGTTAAGCCTCGGGTTTTTTGACAATTGAACATGAGAGAAAAGAAGCGTGGACGGCGTTGTCCTTGCGAGCTTCTGACCGGGCAACTGGTTGGGAGCTGACAGAACAACGGCGGATTACGTTTCTGATAGGATACATTTACCGCTCTGTCGCGAGACAGAGAGGTGTGTCCTCGTCAACGAAATTGTAATTTTGTCGGATTGAATGTCTCAACTTGAGAGTTTGATCCTGGCTCAGAACGAACGCTGGCGGCAGGCTTAACACATGCAAGTCGAGCGCACTCTTCGGAGTGAGCGGCAGACGGGTGAGTAACGCGTGGGAACCTACCTTTCGGACCGGAATAACTCGGGGAAACTCGTGCTAAGACCGGATACGCCCTTCGGGGGAATTATTTATAGCCGAAAGATGGGCCCGCGTTGGATTAGCTAGTTGGTGCGGTAACGGCGCACCAAGGCGACGATCCATAGCTGGTCTAAGAGGATGATCAGCCACACTGGGACTGAGACACGGCCCAGACTCCTACGGGAGGCAGCAGTGGGGAATATTGGACAATGGGGGCAACCCTGATCCAGCCATGCCGCGTGAGTGATGAAGGCCTTAGGGTTGTAAAGCTCTTTCGCCGGTGAAGATAATGACGGTAACCGGTAAAGAAGCCCCGGCTAACTTCGTGCCAGCAGCCGCGGTAATACGAAGGGGGCTAGCGTTGTTCGGAATTACTGGGCGTAAAGCGCGCGTAGGCGGGTCATTAAGTCAGTGGTGAAATCCCGGGGCTCAACCTCGGAATTGCCTCTGATACTGGTGACCTCGAGTCCGTGAGAGGTGAGTGGAACTCCGAGTGTAGAGGTGAAATTCGTAGATATTCGGAAGAACACCAGTGGCGAAGGCGGCTCACTGGCACGGTACTGACGCTGAGGTGCGAAAGCGTGGGGAGCAAACAGGATTAGATACCCTGGTAGTCCACGCCGTAAACGATGACAGCTAGCCGTCGGGGTGCATGCATCTCGGTGGCGCAGTTAACGCATTAAGCTGTCCGCCTGGGGAGTACGGTCGCAAGATTAAAACTCAAAGGAATTGACGGGGGCCTGCACAAGCGGTGGAGCATGTGGTTTAATTCGAAGCAACGCGCAGAACCTTACCAGCTCTTGACATCCCTTGACCGGCACGGAGACGTGTTTTCCCTTCGGGGCAAGGTGACAGGTGCTGCATGGCTGTCGTCAGCTCGTGTCGTGAGATGTTGGGTTAAGTCCCGCAACGAGCGCAACCCTCGCCTTTAGTTGCCAGCATTCAGTTGGGCACTCTAGAGGGACTGCCGGTGATAA
This window encodes:
- a CDS encoding iron ABC transporter permease, whose protein sequence is MALAFTHGTARGSYRALSAKRLAILGGLACVLVLSVAIDVANGPARYSLGTVFRALLNPGAMDEQVRVVIWQIRMPIAMMAVVVGAALSAAGAQMQTILANPLASPFTLGISAAAGFGAALAVVLGVAIVPAFVDYVIPINAFLMAMLAAVIIHFFSQLRGATTETIILLGIALVFSFNAALALLQYLATEQALAAVVFWTMGSLVKATWVKVGVTALTLAIAVPLFARHAWALTALRLGDDKAASFGVRVGRLRLETMLLVSVLAAIPVSFVGTIGFIGLVGPHIARMLVGEDQRYFLPASMLSGALILSATSVVSKSLIPGAILPIGVITALVGVPFFISLIFTIQRRAW
- a CDS encoding ABC transporter substrate-binding protein, which produces MKLNSALLGVVTLCAFALPVTAVAEPASITDITGRTVEVDVPVKSMILGEGRLIYAVAALEEGDPFARVVGWRDDLLKADPATYDVYKAKYPAIDDLPTFGGVKDGTFDVEQAISLDPGIVVMNLEARPATEDAGLDDKLAAVGIPLVYIDFREAPIRNTTQSLEILGTLLGEEDRAADLIAFRDSAIAEVTDVLARAKPAKPLVFIERAAGFSDECCMSFGNENFGTMVELAGGINLAKDIIPGTFGTVNPEQIIASDPDSVIVTGAEWAAYNPVGGWVGLGPNSDMALAHDKLAALMDRPAFTGVKAAETNNVHAVWHQFYNSPYQFVVIQQMAKWLHPDLFPDLDPEATFKELHERFLPVAYDPGYFTSLGED
- a CDS encoding methyltransferase domain-containing protein, which translates into the protein MNDRAGGNYGIRDEIKAYWSARAATFDLQPGHEVFSDAERAAWFALFRRHLGPADGRAVLDVASGTGVISGMLHALGFEVTGADWSEPMLELARAKAERNGRAIRFILADAEATMLPDASFDVIVTRHLVWTLVDPAAAFAEWRRVLRPGGRLLVIDGDFVNPSAISRVIKAVATAGRRLGLGGPLDPQADEMHRTHRDILSRLPFHQGARAREVSQMLTDAGFADVTVDRGLFAINRAQARQMSLAKGMERMTQHRYAIAATVPARVGK